A genomic region of Raphanus sativus cultivar WK10039 unplaced genomic scaffold, ASM80110v3 Scaffold1895, whole genome shotgun sequence contains the following coding sequences:
- the LOC130504933 gene encoding B-box domain protein 31-like codes for MCRGVNEEENRSVHGGCRSLCTRPSVPVRCELCGSDASVFCEADSAFLCRKCDRWVHGANFLAWRHVRRVLCTACQKLTRKCLVGDNYHLVLPLATAGVAAVEDTTRSEQDSNDDEVPFVFL; via the coding sequence atgTGTAGAGGCGTGAATGAAGAAGAGAACAGAAGCGTCCACGGAGGTTGCCGGAGTCTCTGCACGAGACCAAGTGTTCCGGTTAGGTGTGAGCTTTGCGGCAGTGATGCCTCCGTGTTTTGTGAGGCGGACTCGGCTTTCCTCTGTAGGAAGTGCGACCGGTGGGTTCATGGAGCTAATTTTCTTGCTTGGAGACATGTGAGGCGTGTGTTATGCACTGCATGTCAGAAGCTCACACGCAAGTGCCTCGTCGGAGACAACTACCACCTTGTATTACCGTTGGCGACGGCAGGAGTAGCAGCCGTGGAAGATACGACACGGAGTGAACAAGATAGTAACGATGACGAGGTTCCGTTTGTATTTCtctga